DNA from Archaeoglobus veneficus SNP6:
CTGCAAACCCGAAATACATCCCGGCAGGCTTTGCGTCAAAGCCATCACTCTTTAACTCAGATATTACCTCCTCAAGAACCTTTGTACCCTTCTTTCTCAGCTTATCGTAGAACTTCCTGTCAAGGCCTGCAAAGATGTCCGATGGCAGATAACTCAGATCGACCACATAAAGCACATAGATTTCCGGATTTTTCCAGGGCTTTGCCACCTGCTCAATGTTGTCCGCAATCTTTTTGCTGTCATCGTATTCATCTATTACCGCAAGTATTCTCGGTCTCTCCTCATTTTCCTGAACTTCACATTCAACATCCACCTCAGACACCCCCTCAATATGCGATATTCTCAGTTTCAAAATAAATATGTTTTTATTATTAGATAATATCTATTATTCAGTTTCACTCCAAGTTAATATCAGATTCATCGCAGATAGTACATTAAACATGAGTTGCCGTTCCACATAGTGACCCATTGATAACCATACTGCCATGGTAATAATATTTATTAAATAAATTTTTAAATCTGTAGGATACAATAGAGTTTATGGCAGAAAAGCTCAAGAGAATCTCAGTAGCTGTTGACAGCGATACAGACAGGATACTTAGAATACTCGCAAAAAAGGAAAATAAAACAATCTCCGAAATAATAAGAAATGCCATCTCCGTTTACTCCGAATTCGACAAGGATAAAGAGAAAGGTGTTTCTCCCGGGAAAACCAAAATTTATGCTGAGTTGCTCGCTGGAAGGGAGCACGTAATCGTGGACATAGAGCTCTGGGTAGCGATGCTCGATGAGCTGAACGAAACTGCATCAGAAAAATTCTGGGAAATCGTAGAGAAGATAGGGTACGAGCACGGCATTCAGTACAGGATGAAGGGACTCTACAGCCTCCAAGATGTCCTCACACACATGGAGAATGAGAACTGGTTCAGGGTTAAGGCAGATGAAGGAATATACACCCTGATTCTTTCGGCAAGAAGCGAGCAGAGAATTCTCAGGACGTTTTTCAAAGGTCTTCTCAGGGCACTGAACATTGATGCCGAGATGGTGGAGGGTCTGAGGAAACTCATTATTGTAGTGAATTCAGACGGGCACGTTAAGGAGGAGGAATTGGTTACATCGTCCAGTACATCCTGATGTTCTATCGGTCAGAACTGGAAGTTCAGTAGTAGGCCTTAGGTGTTCTGTTCAATTTAATGATTGAGACGACTTCACGGGGCCATTAGAGAATTTAAGGAATAAGCTTTTATAGGGGAGCGAGCATAATTAAAAACATGGCGGACGCGCTGTTTGTTCTGGCTCTCGGGCTCTTCGCCCTAACGTGGATTAGCCTCATGCTGAGTTGATGAGTTCGAGGACCTTGCTGACTGCCTTGGGAATGGCATTTTTTACTTTTTCAGATAGCTCAAAGCTTTCTTCAATCTTCTCCGGCTCAACACCCACGACGAGAATTCTTTCAGGTAGATTGTACGCAAGCTTTCCAATCTCTATTGCCTTAACCAGGTCGAGATCGTGCATGGAGAGCATTGGGCCCCTGTTCTTTGCATCGCCTATTTCAAAAACAAAAAGTTCGCCCGGCTTACCGCCTGCTTTAACAGCGTCAACAATTATTGCAAAATCTGCATTGTCTAAAAAATTAAGAATTTGAAGGCCAAGCGTTGCACCATCGTAAATTTCGACGTTCTCGGGCAGTTCGAGCTTCCTCAACTCTTCGACGACTTTTACGCCAAAGCCCTCATCGCCGAGCAGTATGTTTCCGATGCCGACCACTACGATTTTCTTCATTCTCTGACTACCTTCTCCTTCCTCCTGCCTGATATCATCGACGGCAGCACACCAAAGATCAGCACTGCGTAGACGTGCATGAACATTACCATGGCGAAGAGGTACATGCCGAATCTGTGAATTGCTCTGAGCAGCGCGTAACCGTCGTAAGCTCCGAAGAGTGGCGCGATTGAAGCTGCAAAGTCGATTACCGGCTGGAAGAACTCCCTGTAGTACATGGCAAGTCCCGTTATGCCCATGAGCATCGCGAGGACGAAGTATATCCACCAGACCATGACTTCCGTGGGTATTATCTTCTCCACGTACTCGTTCTTATCGGGATTGTAACCCCTCGGGTCTTCGATGTGTGGCCCGATGCCAAGCCAGGCCTTTGCTTCAGCGATCAGGAACTTTATGCTGTAGGGAATCCTGCCAAAGCCGAACCACTTCCACTCTTCGGCGATTATGTAGTAGAGCATCAGGAACCATAGCGCCCCAAAGACGAAACTGACGGTTATGTGCACAGCAAGGCTCTGCCCACCCCCAAGAATCCTTACTCCGTAAAGTCCAGCCATCTGCATGCCTGTAAAGGCAAGAATGAAGCCGGTGATGACTATGGCCCAGTGGCACATCCTGTAAAAAAGTGAATGGCGGTAGACTTCCACCGTTTCGGCCATACGCATCACCGCTTTTCGATTATGTGGACACCGCACGCAATACAGGGGTCGAAGCTCCTGACGATGGTTATTGCGAGAGATGTGTTGTACGTCACCCCATTTGCTGGCTCCATGTTGAGTTCTGCAAGTCCGAGAGGTGTTAGGGCTGTTGCAAGGGCATCACCCCACGTTACCTTCTTGTTTATGCCCAGCGGTGAGAGGTCGATGTCCTCTTCGGGGTACAGCACATTGCATATCTCCGGCACGCTGAGGTTCTTTGGCAGCCACGTGCCTTCAAGCGCCTTTTCGACTGGCCCGGGCTGACCCATATCGTCTCTCGGCCCTAAATTCCACGTTGAAGGTACGATACACTGGTAGTTGTGGATCTTCTTGTTCTTTATGTTGGTGTAGTGCAGCAGTGCTCCACGGGGAGCTTCCCAGAGACCAAAGCCCTCTGCGTTGTCTGGAACGTACTTATAGTCTGGAATTCTTCTGTCAACGATGTCGCCGCTCATGTACTGCTTGAGCTCTATTGCCCACTCCATTACCTTCGTTGCGAACCAGACAGTCTGGGCTACTCTTGCAGCCACCCTGTCGATTACCGAGCCCTTGGGGTTCAGCACGTCCCACTTGAAGGTGAAGGTCTCTCCAGTTACGGGGTTGGTAACGTCGATCTTCCAGTGGAGGCCAAATGTGTTGATCATCCTTGCGAGAGGTCCAACTTCGTATACCTTGCCCTCATAGCGGGGAGCCTTCATCCACGCGTAGGCTCCAGGCTTGTCCTTCCTTACTATTACATCGCCCTCCCTCGGGTGTCTGCCGGAAATGCTGTCGTCGTAGCGTGAATACTTAACGTACTCGGCAATCTTACTGAGATCGAACTTCTTGAAGTCTCCATCCCATGCTCCGGCCTTTATCAGGGCGTTGTCTCTGTAAGTCGGCTTTCCATCCTGCGCCTCAACCCACTTGTCGTAGTCGTTCACGTCCGGGAATAGACCGTAGCTCAGGAAGTTTCCATACGTTGGGCCCAAGTCCTGCAGTCCTCTAAAGTCTATGTCGAGCAGCGCACTTACCGCTTCGCCAACGTGCTCGTTTCTCTCAACAAGAGCCATCAAATCGGGAACCATTGTGTTCACGGCGAAATCCCAGAGTTCTGTCATGTTGGTAAGCGTGGTTGCAATTCTGTCGAGAGTTGGCTTGACGGTCACACCACCAGGATACTCACTCGTGTGGTGGGGGAACTTACCGCCCCACAGCGCTACAATCTCGTTAGCCTTTCTCTGCATTTCTATACACTTCACATAGCTCGAACCAAGGCCAAGTTTGGCAATTCCTGGTTTACCCAGTGCCGGCGGAACCATCGGCGGGTACTTGCATATAACACCGAGTTCTGGGCCAATGAGCAGGTACGTGTGAATCATGTGGTCATAAACGTAGTATGCTCCGTGCAGGATGTTTCTGATGAGTATTGCCGCGGGAGGCGGTGTAACTCCATAAGCGTGGTCTAAAGCCTGTATCGCCGTCTCACCATGCGGGGCTGGACAGACTCCGCATATTCTCTGGGTTATGAAAAACGCGTCTCTCGGGTCTCTCCCCCTGAGAATGATCTCAAAACCTCTGAACAGGTTTGTGTGGCTGTAAGCCTCTTTAACAACCGTCCACGTTCCTGTCGAAGTGGTAATATCCTGAGTTTCCATTGAAATGCCGAGATGGCCCTCAATTCTTGTTACGGGATCCATTACCACCTTTGCCATACTTCCACCTCCTTACTCCTTCTTCTCCTCGTGTTTTCCTTTACTCGCAACGTGTTTTACCGCATGTATCGCTATACCCGCAGCAGTAGCTGCAAGTATTCCCTCACCGATCTTTGTGGCGTTGAAACCGAGAACAGTCGGAAGCTCAGAAACCTCCGAATAGAACGGCGAGAATCTGTCAGGCCATCCCGGTTCAGCACATCCTATGCACATGTTCGTTTCGACACAGTAGCTTGTGTGGTTGTTCCATTTTCTGAGTGCACAATCAGTCCAAACTATTGGACCCTTGCAACCCATCTTAAATCTGCATCCCTCTTCTCCAGGTCTTGTGGTAAATAGTCCCCTGTCGTAGTACGGTCTGTAGGGGCACAGTTCGTCGTGCATGTTGGTGCTAAAGAAGACCTTCGGCCTACCGTATTTATCAAGTTCTATCGGGGCACCTATCATTACCGCTGCAAGAATTACAGTTATGTGATCCGGATGAGCAGGGCAGAATGGGAGGTTGATTACAGTTTTATTAATTCCAACCTGCTTCAGGAACTCTTGCACGCTCATGGCTCCGGTTGGATTTGGCTTCGCAGCAGGTATTCCGCCAAAAGTCGCACACTGCCCTACCGCAACTATCGCATCCGCGATT
Protein-coding regions in this window:
- a CDS encoding hydrogenase maturation protease encodes the protein MKKIVVVGIGNILLGDEGFGVKVVEELRKLELPENVEIYDGATLGLQILNFLDNADFAIIVDAVKAGGKPGELFVFEIGDAKNRGPMLSMHDLDLVKAIEIGKLAYNLPERILVVGVEPEKIEESFELSEKVKNAIPKAVSKVLELINSA
- a CDS encoding hydrogenase small subunit, with translation MKLSRRNFMKGVAALGATAFLTTYKSEIVEALTEVKDYWHICWLNGAACTGCTISFAQATEPDLVQILTEITVGTSGLPIALPDYMETIHPASGSLAERLKKERWEKGTKGRRILVVEGSVQEEGYCEIAGKDFRDHLREAAEIADAIVAVGQCATFGGIPAAKPNPTGAMSVQEFLKQVGINKTVINLPFCPAHPDHITVILAAVMIGAPIELDKYGRPKVFFSTNMHDELCPYRPYYDRGLFTTRPGEEGCRFKMGCKGPIVWTDCALRKWNNHTSYCVETNMCIGCAEPGWPDRFSPFYSEVSELPTVLGFNATKIGEGILAATAAGIAIHAVKHVASKGKHEEKKE
- a CDS encoding cytochrome b/b6 domain-containing protein, which translates into the protein MAETVEVYRHSLFYRMCHWAIVITGFILAFTGMQMAGLYGVRILGGGQSLAVHITVSFVFGALWFLMLYYIIAEEWKWFGFGRIPYSIKFLIAEAKAWLGIGPHIEDPRGYNPDKNEYVEKIIPTEVMVWWIYFVLAMLMGITGLAMYYREFFQPVIDFAASIAPLFGAYDGYALLRAIHRFGMYLFAMVMFMHVYAVLIFGVLPSMISGRRKEKVVRE
- a CDS encoding universal stress protein, whose product is MDVECEVQENEERPRILAVIDEYDDSKKIADNIEQVAKPWKNPEIYVLYVVDLSYLPSDIFAGLDRKFYDKLRKKGTKVLEEVISELKSDGFDAKPAGMYFGFAAEGVLRYEKQLRPDVIVIHERQQAIKKAMKGFPVTVVAETRTPVLIAK
- a CDS encoding ribbon-helix-helix protein, CopG family; the encoded protein is MAEKLKRISVAVDSDTDRILRILAKKENKTISEIIRNAISVYSEFDKDKEKGVSPGKTKIYAELLAGREHVIVDIELWVAMLDELNETASEKFWEIVEKIGYEHGIQYRMKGLYSLQDVLTHMENENWFRVKADEGIYTLILSARSEQRILRTFFKGLLRALNIDAEMVEGLRKLIIVVNSDGHVKEEELVTSSSTS
- a CDS encoding nickel-dependent hydrogenase large subunit; amino-acid sequence: MAKVVMDPVTRIEGHLGISMETQDITTSTGTWTVVKEAYSHTNLFRGFEIILRGRDPRDAFFITQRICGVCPAPHGETAIQALDHAYGVTPPPAAILIRNILHGAYYVYDHMIHTYLLIGPELGVICKYPPMVPPALGKPGIAKLGLGSSYVKCIEMQRKANEIVALWGGKFPHHTSEYPGGVTVKPTLDRIATTLTNMTELWDFAVNTMVPDLMALVERNEHVGEAVSALLDIDFRGLQDLGPTYGNFLSYGLFPDVNDYDKWVEAQDGKPTYRDNALIKAGAWDGDFKKFDLSKIAEYVKYSRYDDSISGRHPREGDVIVRKDKPGAYAWMKAPRYEGKVYEVGPLARMINTFGLHWKIDVTNPVTGETFTFKWDVLNPKGSVIDRVAARVAQTVWFATKVMEWAIELKQYMSGDIVDRRIPDYKYVPDNAEGFGLWEAPRGALLHYTNIKNKKIHNYQCIVPSTWNLGPRDDMGQPGPVEKALEGTWLPKNLSVPEICNVLYPEEDIDLSPLGINKKVTWGDALATALTPLGLAELNMEPANGVTYNTSLAITIVRSFDPCIACGVHIIEKR